A stretch of Coregonus clupeaformis isolate EN_2021a chromosome 37, ASM2061545v1, whole genome shotgun sequence DNA encodes these proteins:
- the LOC121553456 gene encoding equilibrative nucleoside transporter 1 isoform X2: MTLCAMVPLLIFTCLNSFIHQRIPQNWRIAGCLSVILVVFLLTAVLVKVDMSPLPFFCLTMIKIICINSFGAVLQGSLFGLAGMLPASYTTPIMSGQGLAGTFAALSMIFALASGSALQDSAFGYFITACMVVFLAILSYLALPRMEFFQYYLESNGSRPAGGDEENKMDLLTKDSPAEKRPVVSLTEEETRSTISVFSIFKRIWVMALSVCFVFTITIGTFPAVTVDVRSTVADGGAWDTYFIPVACFLLFNLMDWAGRSLTGVCMWPGKDSVILPVMVGLRVVFVPLFMLCNVQPRNYLPVPFAHDAWYILFMILFSFSNGYLASLCMCFGPKKVAQHEAETAGTIMAFFLSLGLALGAALSFVFRIII; encoded by the exons ATGACCCTGTGTGCCATGGTGCCCCTGCTTATCTTCACCTGCCTTAACTCCTTCATCCACCAGAG GATCCCTCAGAATTGGCGTATCGCTGGCTGCCTGTCTGTGATCCTGGTGGTGTTCCTGTTGACGGCGGTGCTGGTCAAAGTGGACATGAGCCCTCTCCCATTCTTCTGTCTCACCATGATCAAAATCATCTGCATCAATT CGTTTGGGGCAGTACTGCAGGGCAGTCTGTTTGGCCTGGCTGGGATGCTGCCGGCCTCCTACACTACACCCATCATGAGTGGACAGGGCCTCGCCGGGACCTTCGCTGCCTTGTCTATGATCTTTGCCCTGGCCA gtggcTCGGCCCTACAGGACAGTGCCTTTGGCTACTTCATCACAGCGTGCATGGTCGTCTTCCTGGCCATCCTGTCCTACCTCGCCCTGCCCAGAATG GAGTTTTTCCAGTACTACCTGGAAAGTAATGGATCCAGGCCAGccggaggagatgaggagaacaAGATGGACCTTTTGACAAAAG ACAGCCCAGCAGAGAAGAGGCCGGTGGTCAGTCTGACAGAGGAAGAAACCAGGTCCACCATATCTGTGTTTTCCATCTTTAAACGG ATCTGGGTAATGGCCCTCTCTGTGTGCTTCGTGTTCACCATCACCATCGGAACTTTCCCTGCAGTCACAGTTGACGTCAGGTCCACCGTGGCCGATGGGGGTGCCTGGG ATACATACTTCATCCCTGTTGCGTGTTTCCTGCTCTTCAACTTGATGGACTGGGCAGGCAGGAGTCTGACGGGCGTGTGTATGTGG CCCGGTAAGGACAGCGTTATCCTGCCCGTCATGGTGGGTCTCCGTGTAGTCTTTGTACCTCTCTTCATGCTGTGTAACGTCCAGCCCAGGAACTACCTGCCCGTGCCGTTTGCCCACGACGCCTGGTACATCCTCTTCAtgatcctcttctccttcagcaACGGATACCTGGCCAGCCTGTGCATGTGCTTCGGACCAAA GAAAGTGGCACAACACGAAGCGGAGACGGCCGGCACCATCATGGCGTTCTTCCTGTCTCTGGGTTTGGCTCTAGGAGCCGCTCTGTCCTTCGTCTTCAGAATCATTATCTAG
- the LOC121553456 gene encoding equilibrative nucleoside transporter 1 isoform X1, producing the protein MTVINAPQDKYNAVWLIFFVLGLGTLLPWNFFMTATMYFTSRLKDPAVEGSANLTANATVVDGDTRNVLESKFNNVMTLCAMVPLLIFTCLNSFIHQRIPQNWRIAGCLSVILVVFLLTAVLVKVDMSPLPFFCLTMIKIICINSFGAVLQGSLFGLAGMLPASYTTPIMSGQGLAGTFAALSMIFALASGSALQDSAFGYFITACMVVFLAILSYLALPRMEFFQYYLESNGSRPAGGDEENKMDLLTKDSPAEKRPVVSLTEEETRSTISVFSIFKRIWVMALSVCFVFTITIGTFPAVTVDVRSTVADGGAWDTYFIPVACFLLFNLMDWAGRSLTGVCMWPGKDSVILPVMVGLRVVFVPLFMLCNVQPRNYLPVPFAHDAWYILFMILFSFSNGYLASLCMCFGPKKVAQHEAETAGTIMAFFLSLGLALGAALSFVFRIII; encoded by the exons ATGACGGTCATCAACGCTCCACAGGACAA GTATAATGCGGTTTGGTTAATTTTCTTCGTCCTTGGCTTGGGAACCCTCCTGCCATGGAACTTCTTCATGACTGCAACCATG TACTTCACCAGCCGACTGAAGGACCCGGCCGTCGAAGGCTCAGCGAATCTGACGGCCAATGCCACGGTAGTGGATGGAGACACGAGGAACGTCCTGGAGTCCAAGTTCAACAACGTGATGACCCTGTGTGCCATGGTGCCCCTGCTTATCTTCACCTGCCTTAACTCCTTCATCCACCAGAG GATCCCTCAGAATTGGCGTATCGCTGGCTGCCTGTCTGTGATCCTGGTGGTGTTCCTGTTGACGGCGGTGCTGGTCAAAGTGGACATGAGCCCTCTCCCATTCTTCTGTCTCACCATGATCAAAATCATCTGCATCAATT CGTTTGGGGCAGTACTGCAGGGCAGTCTGTTTGGCCTGGCTGGGATGCTGCCGGCCTCCTACACTACACCCATCATGAGTGGACAGGGCCTCGCCGGGACCTTCGCTGCCTTGTCTATGATCTTTGCCCTGGCCA gtggcTCGGCCCTACAGGACAGTGCCTTTGGCTACTTCATCACAGCGTGCATGGTCGTCTTCCTGGCCATCCTGTCCTACCTCGCCCTGCCCAGAATG GAGTTTTTCCAGTACTACCTGGAAAGTAATGGATCCAGGCCAGccggaggagatgaggagaacaAGATGGACCTTTTGACAAAAG ACAGCCCAGCAGAGAAGAGGCCGGTGGTCAGTCTGACAGAGGAAGAAACCAGGTCCACCATATCTGTGTTTTCCATCTTTAAACGG ATCTGGGTAATGGCCCTCTCTGTGTGCTTCGTGTTCACCATCACCATCGGAACTTTCCCTGCAGTCACAGTTGACGTCAGGTCCACCGTGGCCGATGGGGGTGCCTGGG ATACATACTTCATCCCTGTTGCGTGTTTCCTGCTCTTCAACTTGATGGACTGGGCAGGCAGGAGTCTGACGGGCGTGTGTATGTGG CCCGGTAAGGACAGCGTTATCCTGCCCGTCATGGTGGGTCTCCGTGTAGTCTTTGTACCTCTCTTCATGCTGTGTAACGTCCAGCCCAGGAACTACCTGCCCGTGCCGTTTGCCCACGACGCCTGGTACATCCTCTTCAtgatcctcttctccttcagcaACGGATACCTGGCCAGCCTGTGCATGTGCTTCGGACCAAA GAAAGTGGCACAACACGAAGCGGAGACGGCCGGCACCATCATGGCGTTCTTCCTGTCTCTGGGTTTGGCTCTAGGAGCCGCTCTGTCCTTCGTCTTCAGAATCATTATCTAG